The following proteins come from a genomic window of Candidatus Protochlamydia phocaeensis:
- a CDS encoding protein kinase domain-containing protein: MNDIQFFSFSSQNPFIPPHLVENSSHSDYDEELAQMSDYEDGLDQTMVKFARSILASSQESSSLRDEEMAFEGDRQISWMVEKSASQRASDGNCENASRSASVYMGYDDESFDLSSSLATRALFLSDQTSEGQEKTGDSLYRRLWLEAEKSRRYHLLPLNQKGSSFLLFSPNGRAYYSQQLVGEGGFKCTYAVQEVAVNYHFLSKLPPSRAVSLSKKPLKQQVKGVQTNSVDTNQLENPSTNEAKILAYLKYQSLSKNLSHVNLSDEEFRFYYRTGHTELEGESVDRSAPKCDFLRQSYEGSFAELFNGNINELIGSQSAIMLTEENRLTLICGIAKGVAQLHAVGVIHRDIKPDNVLYVMTYPIQDIVKVKITDFGHSSLMDLQNRHAMCSPHVLYMDPSWHQIQGWKNTFSPASDVYQLGLIAFQILLNYSMQDLEALFQDFAGEKDFTAAIGYAHNGKHAACLAWKQQPETWKALEEEIADGEVKHMILSMLSLSQDLRPSADQVVKFFERKLADLEEKGSIYRETSIFNED; the protein is encoded by the coding sequence ATGAATGATATTCAATTTTTTTCTTTTTCATCTCAGAATCCATTTATCCCTCCGCATTTAGTGGAGAATTCTTCCCATTCAGATTACGACGAAGAGTTAGCTCAAATGTCGGATTACGAAGATGGATTGGATCAAACAATGGTTAAGTTTGCCCGCTCTATTTTAGCCTCTTCTCAAGAATCGAGTTCGCTTAGGGATGAAGAGATGGCTTTTGAAGGGGATCGGCAGATTTCTTGGATGGTAGAAAAATCGGCTTCACAACGCGCAAGTGACGGAAATTGTGAAAATGCCTCTAGATCAGCATCCGTTTATATGGGATATGACGATGAGAGTTTTGATTTATCTTCTTCTTTAGCAACAAGGGCATTATTCTTGTCAGATCAAACAAGTGAAGGACAAGAAAAGACGGGAGATTCTCTTTATCGGAGATTGTGGTTGGAAGCGGAGAAGTCCCGACGCTATCATCTTCTTCCTTTAAATCAGAAGGGCAGCTCTTTTTTGCTTTTTTCTCCTAATGGACGAGCCTATTATAGTCAGCAACTAGTAGGCGAGGGGGGATTTAAGTGCACTTATGCGGTTCAAGAAGTCGCCGTCAATTATCATTTTTTGTCTAAGTTGCCGCCGTCCAGGGCTGTCTCTCTTTCGAAAAAACCGTTAAAGCAGCAGGTTAAGGGCGTTCAAACCAATTCTGTAGATACAAATCAGTTAGAGAATCCAAGTACAAATGAAGCAAAGATTCTCGCTTATCTTAAGTATCAAAGCCTAAGCAAGAATTTATCGCATGTTAATCTTTCTGATGAGGAGTTTCGCTTTTATTATAGAACAGGCCATACCGAACTGGAGGGAGAAAGCGTAGACAGGTCGGCTCCAAAGTGCGATTTTTTAAGGCAGAGCTATGAAGGCAGTTTTGCCGAGCTATTTAACGGGAATATCAACGAGTTAATTGGATCTCAATCCGCTATTATGTTGACCGAAGAGAATCGGTTAACGCTTATTTGCGGGATCGCTAAAGGAGTTGCTCAGCTGCATGCTGTAGGCGTTATCCATCGGGATATCAAACCGGATAACGTTCTATATGTGATGACTTATCCAATCCAAGACATTGTAAAGGTAAAAATCACGGACTTTGGCCACAGCTCTCTAATGGATCTTCAAAATAGACATGCCATGTGCTCTCCGCACGTTCTATATATGGATCCGTCTTGGCACCAGATCCAAGGATGGAAAAATACTTTCTCACCAGCTTCGGATGTTTATCAGTTAGGCTTAATCGCCTTTCAGATTCTGCTAAACTATTCCATGCAGGATTTGGAAGCTCTCTTCCAGGATTTTGCAGGGGAAAAAGATTTTACAGCCGCTATTGGCTATGCCCATAATGGAAAGCACGCGGCTTGCTTGGCGTGGAAGCAGCAGCCGGAAACTTGGAAGGCTCTAGAAGAGGAAATTGCAGATGGCGAAGTAAAGCACATGATTTTAAGTATGTTGAGTCTTTCTCAAGATTTACGGCCTTCAGCGGATCAAGTGGTCAAATTTTTTGAGCGCAAGCTAGCAGACTTAGAGGAAAAGGGATCAATTTATCGGGAAACGAGCATATTTAACGAAGATTAA
- a CDS encoding DEAD/DEAH box helicase → MIQLPSYLKAYRQDAQKSLAQKLVKDIEFSGPTYQVLVQDLHSHKNYWVFLQLEGSGQIKDIFCSCEEGHERCLHQAVAYLSLFDNYSLPLHQRFARSLWDHLCRLYEDRLGDDSSILLNLGPGHYVFQTNLDKIVFSVKACTPTAIEFLSKLLCRRSQETEETSLKFSNLSAEDILLWREGRPNPQLRYDLSYWSDLAKWLMRLQEEQQPYQISFQYSKRKLPNWIQIDFEDVHIGFYLSEANLPLIIPSLKTVKGPLAIRNTYNQGIERIYYDRAEGVLHIESAPPEKTPKARKKKKEEEGEIQIEGWTFVPEEGFYTDEPHILLQTPDLAGEDLSIALTEHGRFIATLLDDCTIHRNPQMLSYKLAFDSYWNLHVQAYLFEEGDLSADHSQLIGDWAYLDGDGFYPIEGKRFDEAEMIVPIYQVADFVTQNRAWLNAQEGFHTHVRSIEYQLTYHISENNRLTFSRTLAKAKEQARMQDFGAWVYLEGYGFYAKAAGSFGHLLKPGVSLSAEQIPLFIRMNRDELALIPQFFTEKCPIAQTGLRVELADKHLIQIFPHYDVLSEYAGQDVRLFDDFVYLEGEGFHELPIELRLPEKYRYPTEVEGEELDLFLSYEINEIKKYITYLDPRLVRPQSLTLMTEGIEQAKDKGRGWYWFNLFYQTEAGQISLFALRQALNKKRQHFAFFEAGLLDLHSKRFDWIRRLGKDRFDKEKNAILLSALEFMRLNAFDSVYLTKGEELRHRKSQEYFDELTQLHTPEVPDIGGLVSHLRPYQELGVHWLWFLYSQQLSGLLCDDMGLGKTHQAMALVASVSNLFQSYAEGSQHHFLVVCPTSVIYHWQEKLHHFLPKLRVCTFYGTKRSLEEFHQQYDVLLTSYGILRNEKELLSKVSFEVAIFDEIQVAKNQFSQVYAALRGVKAKMKLGLTGTPIENHLRELKSLFDIVLPSYMPNETDYRDFFIKPIEKEHNPHRKDLLNRLIKPFTLRRKKEDVLTDLPEKIEEIAYCDLSPYQHQLYSEVLEQRRRHLVEELKNEQTSIPYLHIFALLSSLKQICDHPAVYFKKPEDYAKYTSGKWELFLELLREARESRQKVVIFSQYLGMLDIIEHYLSDQGIGFAALRGATQHRKEQLQRFNQDPECEVFVGSLQAAGLGVDLTAGSVVIHYDRWWNAARENQATDRVHRIGQVRGVQVFKLVTKSTFEEKIDAMIARKGQLMEDVVGVDDQNTLKKFTRAELLDLLELTETEEEHPTVSDID, encoded by the coding sequence ATGAAGACCGCTTGGGTGACGACTCGTCCATCCTGCTCAATTTAGGGCCCGGTCATTATGTTTTTCAAACAAACTTGGACAAGATCGTCTTCTCTGTAAAAGCTTGCACTCCAACTGCTATTGAATTTTTAAGCAAGCTGCTTTGCCGCCGCTCTCAAGAGACTGAAGAGACATCGTTGAAATTTTCTAATTTATCGGCAGAAGACATTTTGCTATGGCGTGAAGGGCGTCCCAATCCTCAATTGCGCTACGATCTTTCTTATTGGAGCGATCTTGCCAAGTGGCTGATGCGCTTGCAAGAGGAGCAGCAGCCTTATCAGATTTCCTTCCAGTACTCGAAAAGGAAGCTGCCTAATTGGATTCAAATTGACTTTGAAGATGTCCATATTGGATTTTATTTATCGGAAGCAAATCTTCCGCTTATTATTCCATCCCTTAAAACAGTTAAGGGTCCTCTTGCCATCCGCAATACTTACAATCAAGGCATTGAACGCATTTATTACGATCGCGCAGAAGGCGTCTTGCACATTGAATCCGCGCCCCCTGAAAAGACGCCTAAAGCGAGAAAGAAAAAGAAGGAGGAGGAAGGGGAAATTCAAATAGAAGGCTGGACCTTTGTTCCAGAAGAAGGATTTTATACGGATGAACCGCACATCCTTCTTCAGACGCCTGATTTGGCAGGTGAAGATCTGTCTATAGCCTTGACGGAACATGGCCGCTTTATCGCAACGCTTTTAGATGATTGCACGATTCATCGCAATCCCCAGATGCTGTCTTATAAGCTTGCCTTTGATTCTTATTGGAATTTGCATGTTCAGGCTTACTTGTTTGAAGAGGGGGATCTCAGCGCCGATCACTCACAGCTTATCGGTGACTGGGCTTATTTGGACGGAGATGGATTTTATCCAATTGAAGGAAAGCGATTTGATGAGGCCGAAATGATCGTGCCCATTTATCAAGTGGCGGACTTTGTAACCCAAAATCGGGCGTGGTTGAATGCGCAAGAAGGCTTCCATACGCATGTGAGAAGTATTGAATATCAATTGACCTATCATATCAGCGAAAATAATCGGTTAACATTTTCTCGCACGCTCGCCAAGGCTAAAGAACAGGCGCGCATGCAAGACTTTGGAGCATGGGTTTATCTGGAAGGATATGGATTTTATGCTAAGGCAGCCGGATCGTTTGGCCATCTTTTAAAACCGGGCGTCTCTCTTAGTGCCGAACAAATTCCCTTATTTATCCGCATGAACCGGGATGAATTGGCTTTGATCCCCCAGTTTTTTACGGAAAAATGCCCAATTGCACAAACAGGACTTCGCGTTGAATTGGCAGATAAGCATTTAATCCAGATTTTTCCTCACTATGATGTGCTTTCCGAGTATGCCGGGCAGGATGTACGATTGTTCGATGATTTTGTTTACTTAGAAGGAGAAGGATTTCATGAGTTGCCTATAGAGCTTCGCCTTCCAGAAAAATATCGCTATCCAACCGAGGTGGAAGGGGAAGAATTAGATCTTTTTTTAAGCTACGAAATCAATGAAATTAAAAAATATATCACTTATCTGGATCCGCGCTTAGTCCGTCCGCAAAGTCTCACCTTAATGACAGAGGGAATTGAACAAGCAAAAGATAAAGGAAGGGGATGGTATTGGTTCAACTTATTCTATCAAACAGAAGCCGGCCAAATTTCCCTCTTCGCTTTGCGCCAAGCGCTCAATAAAAAACGACAGCACTTTGCCTTCTTTGAGGCGGGACTCCTTGATTTGCACAGCAAACGCTTTGACTGGATTAGGCGTCTTGGCAAAGACCGCTTTGACAAAGAGAAAAATGCGATTTTGCTATCGGCTTTGGAGTTTATGCGCTTAAATGCGTTTGACTCTGTTTATCTGACGAAAGGGGAAGAACTAAGGCATCGAAAGAGCCAGGAGTATTTTGATGAATTGACTCAATTGCATACGCCCGAAGTCCCTGATATCGGCGGCTTAGTCAGTCATTTACGGCCTTATCAAGAATTGGGCGTCCATTGGCTGTGGTTTTTGTATTCCCAGCAATTGTCCGGATTACTATGCGATGACATGGGATTGGGTAAAACGCACCAAGCAATGGCGCTTGTGGCCAGCGTTTCTAATCTCTTTCAATCTTATGCAGAAGGCAGCCAGCACCATTTCTTAGTCGTTTGCCCGACCTCGGTGATTTATCATTGGCAGGAAAAGCTCCATCATTTCTTGCCCAAGCTGCGCGTTTGCACCTTTTATGGGACCAAGCGCAGCCTGGAAGAATTTCATCAGCAATACGATGTCCTTTTGACCTCTTATGGCATTTTGCGCAATGAGAAGGAGCTGCTGTCCAAGGTCTCATTCGAAGTGGCCATCTTTGACGAGATCCAAGTAGCCAAAAACCAATTCAGCCAAGTCTATGCAGCGCTGAGAGGCGTAAAGGCTAAAATGAAGCTAGGCTTGACCGGTACGCCCATTGAGAATCATTTGCGCGAGTTGAAATCCCTTTTCGATATTGTTCTGCCTTCTTATATGCCAAATGAGACGGACTACCGCGACTTCTTCATTAAACCAATCGAGAAGGAGCATAATCCCCATCGGAAAGATCTGCTCAATCGCTTGATCAAGCCCTTTACACTTAGACGAAAAAAAGAAGATGTATTGACAGACCTGCCGGAAAAGATAGAAGAAATTGCTTATTGCGATCTTTCCCCTTATCAGCACCAGCTCTACTCCGAAGTACTGGAACAGAGACGGCGGCATTTGGTCGAAGAACTGAAAAACGAGCAGACATCCATTCCTTATTTACATATATTTGCCCTCCTTTCCAGCTTGAAGCAAATCTGCGATCATCCAGCTGTGTATTTTAAGAAGCCTGAGGATTATGCAAAATATACATCGGGCAAATGGGAGTTGTTCTTGGAGCTCTTGCGCGAAGCCAGAGAAAGCCGACAGAAAGTCGTCATTTTTTCTCAATATTTAGGCATGTTAGATATTATAGAACACTATTTGAGCGATCAAGGAATTGGCTTTGCGGCTTTAAGAGGAGCGACACAGCACCGCAAGGAGCAATTGCAACGCTTTAACCAGGATCCGGAATGCGAGGTCTTTGTCGGCTCCTTGCAGGCCGCAGGATTGGGCGTGGACTTAACTGCCGGATCTGTTGTCATTCACTATGATCGCTGGTGGAATGCAGCGCGTGAAAATCAAGCGACCGACCGCGTTCACCGCATCGGGCAAGTTCGCGGCGTACAGGTCTTTAAACTCGTGACTAAATCGACATTCGAAGAAAAAATCGATGCCATGATTGCCCGCAAAGGCCAATTAATGGAAGATGTCGTTGGAGTCGACGACCAAAATACGCTTAAGAAGTTTACAAGAGCAGAGCTTTTAGATTTGCTCGAATTGACAGAAACGGAAGAAGAGCATCCAACCGTATCGGATATCGATTGA